Proteins from one Mesorhizobium sp. M9A.F.Ca.ET.002.03.1.2 genomic window:
- a CDS encoding DJ-1/PfpI family protein, translating into MPGKKILMLTGEFTEEYEIFVYQQAMEAVGHIVHVVCPDKKAGDLIKTSLHDFEGDQTYTEKPGHYALINKTFSEAEKQLDQYHAVYCAGGRGPEYIRTDKRVQAIVRHFHENEKPIFTICHGVQILIAVDGVVRGKKVGALAACEPEVTLAGGTYIDLSPTEAYVDGTMVSAKGWTALAAFIRECLKVLGTEIRHN; encoded by the coding sequence ATGCCAGGCAAGAAAATACTAATGTTGACCGGTGAGTTTACCGAAGAATACGAGATCTTCGTCTATCAGCAGGCGATGGAGGCCGTCGGCCACATCGTCCACGTTGTCTGTCCTGACAAGAAGGCTGGAGACCTGATCAAGACGTCGCTTCACGATTTCGAAGGTGACCAAACCTACACCGAAAAACCGGGCCACTATGCTTTGATAAACAAGACCTTTTCGGAGGCGGAAAAACAGCTCGACCAGTATCATGCCGTGTATTGCGCGGGCGGCCGTGGCCCCGAGTACATCCGCACGGATAAGCGCGTGCAGGCGATAGTCCGCCATTTCCACGAAAACGAGAAGCCGATCTTTACGATCTGCCATGGCGTCCAGATCCTGATCGCGGTCGACGGCGTCGTGCGTGGCAAGAAAGTAGGTGCGCTGGCTGCCTGCGAGCCGGAGGTGACCCTCGCCGGTGGAACCTATATCGACCTGTCCCCGACCGAGGCCTATGTGGACGGAACGATGGTCTCGGCAAAGGGCTGGACCGCACTTGCCGCGTTCATCCGCGAGTGCCTGAAGGTGCTGGGAACGGAAATTCGCCACAACTGA
- a CDS encoding GntR family transcriptional regulator: MQVTNLSNAREADPAGGRIQRSNSLVEDVYEAIFAQLMSLKIAPGSRITVDNLVKELDVSHTPIREALGRLEGEGLVLKTHLIGYRAAPQITKRRFDELYELRLMLEPHGAAKAAALMDEAKLAVLQESAGVMARREGKDERLRYSNFARQDAIFHDRIMEFANNDLVRETLAFQHTHFHIFRLMFHARVTEEALDEHEAILAAFAASDSAAAEQAMRRHIEHSRDRLLLAFD, encoded by the coding sequence ATGCAGGTCACGAACTTAAGCAATGCCCGAGAAGCCGACCCCGCCGGCGGACGCATCCAGCGATCCAACAGCCTGGTGGAGGACGTGTACGAAGCGATCTTCGCGCAACTTATGTCGCTGAAGATCGCGCCTGGCTCGCGGATCACCGTCGACAATCTTGTCAAGGAACTCGATGTATCCCACACGCCAATCCGTGAAGCGCTTGGCCGCCTCGAAGGCGAAGGCCTTGTGCTGAAGACACATTTGATCGGCTACCGCGCCGCGCCGCAGATAACCAAGCGCCGGTTTGACGAGCTCTATGAGCTTCGCCTTATGCTCGAGCCGCATGGGGCGGCCAAAGCAGCCGCATTGATGGATGAGGCGAAACTTGCGGTGCTTCAGGAGTCCGCGGGGGTCATGGCGCGCCGCGAAGGCAAGGATGAACGCCTGCGTTACTCCAACTTTGCGCGGCAGGACGCCATTTTCCACGACAGGATCATGGAATTTGCAAACAATGATCTCGTGCGCGAGACTCTCGCGTTCCAGCATACGCACTTCCACATTTTCCGCCTGATGTTCCATGCGCGCGTTACCGAGGAAGCGCTCGACGAACATGAGGCCATCCTGGCCGCCTTCGCTGCCTCCGATTCCGCTGCGGCGGAACAAGCGATGCGCCGTCATATCGAGCATTCTCGTGATCGTTTGTTGCTGGCGTTCGACTGA